In Lentilitoribacter sp. Alg239-R112, the following proteins share a genomic window:
- a CDS encoding DUF882 domain-containing protein, translating into MQKTLDIDYPERSIQKSCSRLLGMMLVFAFCFTATLGLDMSVSGVAHAQTKSLKLYFTHTKERAKITFKKNGRYDKAGLKKLNRFLRDWRQNEPTNMDPRLFDVLWETYRQSGAKNYIHVVSAYRSPKTNEMLRKTRGGQAKKSQHMVGRAIDFYIPGVKISKLRAIGMKLQGGGVGYYPRSASPFVHLDVGSVRAWPRMSRKELVKLFPNGKTLHLPTDGKPLPGYRTALAEYKRRKGKVVTPKIVTKPKSTPVLVAKANTNAASGKNTKKETTQSRGLIASLFGRSNKNNEREVTPVAPSGNERVEVAALPTVAQNLAKLPKENIPLPILLNAGTSVPAAILEDNQVETENPVLNKEPELVVPETGIPETTIIASNVPTPVLDQTSVASLSGANLELSDEADAAVEALAYQEPSERVALPSLSAIITAAIETDKRRKMNGEIPAPVVAGLLPAKEPKRIDIASLELPQLREHNRLSRVALSQAIADAAASPNDVSTSKKGRPNLRDALVAKYKSRAATPDLEQIKISKVAMSPESIVTMKPPAREARFVNRFMRKPPKTVYANGFSKTNNTQLIQKSFAGSAVNFLPVVKYNG; encoded by the coding sequence TTGCAAAAAACTTTGGATATCGATTATCCTGAACGGTCAATTCAAAAGTCTTGTTCAAGACTTTTGGGTATGATGCTAGTTTTTGCATTTTGTTTTACTGCTACGCTCGGTCTCGATATGTCTGTATCCGGTGTGGCGCATGCACAAACTAAATCACTCAAGTTATATTTCACGCATACGAAGGAACGTGCAAAAATCACGTTCAAAAAAAATGGCCGATATGATAAAGCTGGCTTGAAAAAGCTTAATCGATTTTTGCGGGATTGGCGTCAGAACGAACCAACAAACATGGATCCGCGGTTATTTGATGTGTTGTGGGAAACTTACCGTCAATCAGGTGCGAAGAATTATATTCATGTCGTGTCAGCTTATCGTTCACCAAAAACCAATGAAATGCTAAGGAAAACGCGTGGCGGTCAAGCCAAGAAGAGCCAACACATGGTTGGGCGGGCCATCGATTTTTATATTCCGGGTGTTAAAATAAGTAAGCTACGCGCGATTGGTATGAAGCTGCAAGGTGGTGGTGTTGGTTACTATCCAAGGTCTGCGTCGCCATTTGTCCATCTTGATGTAGGTAGTGTTCGAGCTTGGCCACGTATGTCGCGCAAAGAGCTGGTGAAATTATTTCCAAATGGCAAAACATTGCACTTGCCAACAGATGGTAAGCCGTTGCCGGGTTATCGAACTGCTCTTGCAGAATACAAACGTCGTAAAGGTAAGGTTGTAACTCCAAAAATCGTTACAAAACCAAAATCAACACCTGTTCTTGTTGCGAAAGCCAATACGAATGCGGCGAGTGGTAAAAATACGAAAAAAGAGACCACCCAGTCGAGAGGCTTAATTGCATCATTGTTCGGACGTAGTAATAAAAACAATGAACGGGAAGTCACTCCCGTTGCCCCATCTGGCAATGAAAGGGTTGAGGTCGCCGCACTTCCAACTGTAGCGCAAAACCTTGCTAAACTTCCGAAGGAAAATATTCCTTTGCCGATTTTGTTAAATGCTGGCACATCAGTTCCGGCTGCGATTTTGGAAGATAATCAAGTTGAAACCGAAAATCCAGTTCTGAATAAGGAACCTGAGTTGGTTGTACCAGAAACTGGGATCCCAGAAACTACGATCATTGCATCCAATGTCCCAACACCAGTTCTCGATCAAACATCGGTTGCATCTTTATCTGGAGCCAATTTAGAGCTTTCAGATGAAGCTGATGCAGCTGTTGAAGCACTTGCTTATCAGGAGCCATCTGAAAGAGTTGCGTTACCTAGCCTTTCTGCGATCATTACGGCAGCGATTGAAACAGATAAACGACGCAAAATGAATGGCGAAATCCCGGCGCCGGTGGTTGCAGGCTTACTACCCGCGAAGGAGCCGAAGCGGATTGATATAGCTTCTCTGGAGCTTCCGCAGTTGAGGGAACATAATCGTTTGAGTCGTGTTGCTTTAAGTCAAGCAATCGCAGACGCTGCCGCGAGCCCTAACGATGTAAGCACAAGTAAAAAAGGTCGTCCGAATCTAAGAGATGCGCTTGTTGCCAAATATAAGTCACGCGCTGCCACTCCAGATTTGGAACAAATTAAAATCTCGAAAGTTGCAATGTCGCCGGAGAGTATTGTAACCATGAAACCGCCTGCACGGGAGGCGCGTTTTGTTAACAGGTTTATGCGCAAGCCGCCGAAGACGGTTTACGCGAATGGTTTTTCCAAAACCAACAATACACAGCTGATACAAAAGTCATTTGCGGGGAGTGCGGTAAACTTCTTACCTGTTGTAAAATATAACGGCTAG
- a CDS encoding M3 family oligoendopeptidase has protein sequence MGDLPTWNLADLYSSMDAPELQHDRDWVMEASTKFEKTWKGKLEQAAGKNKSEGLGAAIEQFEKIEDVMGRLMSFASLAYFSDTLDEQSAKFYGDMQGHITDASTKLLFFGLELNKLDQDLINKAFSSDPLAAKYEPWVTDLQKDKPYQLEDRIEQLFHEKSMTGHGAWNRLFDETMSDLRFEVNGETLSIEQTLNLLQDNDPKVRETAGQALIATFSENLRIFTLISNTLAKDMEISDRWRGFEDVADSRHLANRVEREVVGALASAVRDAYPRLSHRYYKLKAKWLGVEQLNFWDRNAPLPETSKSLISWENAKDIVLSAYNEFSPEMANIAGDFFDKLWIDAPVRHGKAPGAFAHPTVPSAHPYVLVNYMGKARDVMTLAHELGHGVHQVLAGDQGALMASTPLTLAETASVFGEMLTFRAILKKTEDKRERKAILAQKVEDMINTVVRQIAFYEFERKLHTARREGELTSEQIGKLWMSVQADSLGPAIKLNEGYETFWTYIPHFIHSPFYVYAYAFGDCLVNSLYAVYQNADEGFQNRYFDMLKAGGTKHHSELLKPFGLDASQSDFWNQGLSMIESLIDELEALDAELSE, from the coding sequence TTGGGAGATCTTCCAACGTGGAATTTGGCAGATCTCTACTCATCAATGGATGCACCTGAACTTCAACATGACCGAGATTGGGTTATGGAAGCTTCAACTAAATTCGAGAAAACCTGGAAGGGTAAGCTTGAACAGGCAGCCGGCAAAAACAAAAGTGAAGGTTTGGGAGCCGCAATAGAACAATTTGAAAAAATTGAAGATGTGATGGGCCGGCTTATGTCATTTGCAAGCCTTGCATACTTTTCCGATACATTGGACGAGCAAAGCGCAAAGTTTTATGGTGACATGCAAGGGCATATCACGGATGCAAGCACAAAACTTTTGTTTTTTGGCCTTGAACTTAATAAACTCGATCAAGATCTAATCAATAAGGCGTTTTCCAGCGACCCACTTGCGGCGAAATACGAACCTTGGGTCACAGACCTTCAAAAAGACAAGCCCTATCAACTTGAAGATCGAATTGAACAATTGTTCCACGAAAAATCTATGACAGGCCACGGCGCATGGAACAGACTATTTGACGAAACCATGTCTGACCTCAGATTTGAAGTGAATGGTGAAACACTTTCAATTGAGCAAACTTTAAACCTATTACAGGATAATGACCCAAAGGTTCGAGAAACTGCGGGTCAGGCACTTATTGCAACTTTTTCTGAAAATTTGCGTATTTTCACGTTAATTTCCAACACTTTAGCTAAAGACATGGAAATTTCAGATCGCTGGCGCGGTTTTGAAGACGTTGCAGATAGCCGCCATCTTGCTAATCGAGTGGAGCGCGAAGTTGTTGGCGCATTGGCCAGCGCCGTCAGAGATGCTTACCCTCGCCTGTCCCATCGTTATTACAAGCTAAAGGCTAAATGGCTCGGTGTTGAACAACTTAACTTTTGGGATCGAAATGCACCATTACCAGAAACATCAAAGTCGCTGATCTCATGGGAAAATGCAAAAGATATCGTCCTATCTGCCTACAATGAATTTTCACCGGAAATGGCCAATATAGCGGGCGACTTCTTTGATAAATTATGGATCGATGCACCTGTTCGTCACGGTAAAGCCCCAGGCGCATTTGCCCATCCTACCGTACCATCAGCGCATCCATATGTTTTGGTCAATTATATGGGCAAAGCTAGAGATGTTATGACACTGGCACATGAACTTGGCCACGGTGTGCACCAAGTTCTTGCCGGAGATCAAGGCGCATTAATGGCCTCAACTCCGCTCACACTTGCTGAAACTGCATCTGTTTTTGGAGAAATGCTTACATTCCGCGCTATCTTAAAAAAGACCGAAGATAAACGCGAACGCAAAGCCATATTGGCGCAAAAAGTCGAGGACATGATAAATACCGTTGTTCGCCAAATTGCGTTTTACGAGTTTGAGCGTAAACTCCACACTGCCCGTCGCGAAGGAGAGTTGACGTCTGAACAAATTGGCAAGTTATGGATGTCTGTGCAAGCTGACAGTTTAGGGCCAGCAATCAAGCTTAATGAAGGTTACGAAACATTCTGGACATACATTCCACACTTCATTCATTCACCTTTTTATGTATATGCATATGCGTTTGGAGATTGTCTGGTTAACTCACTCTATGCCGTTTACCAAAATGCTGACGAGGGCTTTCAGAACCGTTATTTTGACATGCTTAAAGCTGGCGGCACCAAACATCATAGCGAACTGTTAAAGCCATTTGGATTGGATGCATCTCAATCTGATTTTTGGAATCAAGGACTTTCCATGATCGAAAGCTTAATCGACGAATTGGAAGCACTAGACGCAGAATTGAGCGAATAA
- a CDS encoding bifunctional metallophosphatase/5'-nucleotidase has product MKIKSKLLLGAAALMLSTAAAQADYKLTILHINDVHSRIEPINKYDSTCRASDNLAGSCFGGMARVKTAIDLRRNALNTAGANVLTLDAGDQFQGSLFYSTYKGSVAVDLMNKIGFDAMAVGNHEFDDGPEKLAEFATAAQFPILFANTDISKEPLLKDKIQSHIVKEIGGEKVAIIGVLAEDTAETSSPGKNIAFVQSEETLKQTVAELEAAGINKIVVLSHVGIERDKEIAAAVDGIDVIVGGHSHTLLDEYPTVVNAPNGKPVQIVQAYAYSKYLGELTVDFDDEGNVTKAKGAPWLLNAMVPEDEEFLAYIKEKGAPIEELKTKVIGASTATIEGSRDICRQMECAMGNLVSDAMLDRVKSQGVTIAFQNSGGLRASIDEGELTMGEVLTVLPFQNTLATFEITGAGLLEALENGVSQYDKVAGRFPQVAGMTFTFDKNSEVGSRISDVMVQAADGTFGPIDSDATYGVVTNNYVRQGGDGYNVFETKATAAYDYGPGLEQVVADYIAAKGGSYTPYTDGRIKSLNQ; this is encoded by the coding sequence ATGAAGATAAAGTCAAAGTTATTATTGGGTGCAGCGGCACTTATGTTGTCAACCGCTGCAGCTCAAGCCGACTATAAGTTAACAATTTTGCACATAAATGATGTTCACTCGCGCATTGAACCCATCAATAAGTATGATTCGACCTGCCGTGCATCTGATAATCTTGCTGGTTCTTGCTTTGGTGGCATGGCCAGAGTTAAAACAGCAATCGATCTGCGCCGCAATGCGCTGAACACCGCAGGAGCAAATGTTCTGACACTCGATGCCGGTGATCAATTTCAAGGGTCGCTCTTTTATTCTACCTACAAAGGTAGTGTTGCAGTTGATCTCATGAATAAAATTGGCTTTGACGCCATGGCTGTCGGCAACCATGAATTTGATGATGGGCCAGAGAAATTAGCTGAATTTGCAACAGCGGCACAATTTCCAATTCTGTTTGCAAATACAGACATCTCAAAAGAACCTTTACTTAAAGACAAAATCCAAAGCCATATTGTCAAAGAAATTGGCGGCGAAAAAGTAGCAATTATTGGAGTTCTCGCTGAAGATACAGCGGAAACATCTTCGCCGGGGAAAAATATTGCTTTTGTACAATCTGAAGAAACATTGAAGCAAACCGTTGCCGAGCTTGAGGCTGCCGGCATCAATAAGATTGTCGTTCTCTCTCATGTTGGTATTGAACGAGACAAGGAAATAGCTGCTGCGGTTGATGGTATTGATGTCATTGTCGGTGGACATAGCCACACTTTACTTGATGAATATCCAACCGTCGTCAACGCACCAAACGGTAAACCGGTTCAAATTGTTCAAGCTTACGCATATTCAAAATACCTCGGAGAACTAACAGTCGACTTCGACGATGAAGGCAATGTCACAAAAGCAAAAGGAGCACCCTGGCTACTCAACGCTATGGTGCCTGAAGATGAAGAATTCCTTGCTTATATAAAGGAAAAGGGCGCTCCTATTGAGGAGTTGAAAACAAAAGTTATTGGCGCAAGTACCGCAACTATCGAAGGCAGTCGTGATATTTGCCGTCAGATGGAATGTGCAATGGGTAACCTTGTTTCAGACGCAATGCTTGACCGCGTAAAATCCCAGGGTGTCACAATAGCCTTCCAAAACAGCGGCGGTCTTCGTGCTTCTATTGACGAGGGTGAATTGACCATGGGTGAAGTCTTGACCGTTCTCCCCTTTCAAAACACCTTGGCAACCTTTGAAATAACAGGGGCTGGCCTGTTAGAAGCACTTGAAAACGGCGTGAGTCAATATGACAAAGTAGCAGGTCGTTTCCCTCAAGTTGCTGGAATGACATTTACTTTCGACAAAAATTCAGAGGTCGGGTCCAGAATTTCTGACGTAATGGTGCAAGCAGCAGATGGAACATTTGGCCCAATTGATTCTGATGCGACTTATGGCGTTGTAACCAACAATTACGTTCGTCAGGGCGGAGATGGTTATAATGTTTTTGAAACGAAAGCGACAGCTGCATATGATTATGGCCCAGGGCTCGAACAGGTCGTTGCAGATTATATTGCTGCCAAGGGCGGTTCATACACCCCCTATACAGATGGTAGAATTAAGAGCTTAAACCAATAA
- the hemH gene encoding ferrochelatase produces MPFKHVPTILPKEHPPVNIGKVGVLLVNLGTPDGTDYTSMRRYLKEFLTDARVIEWPKALWYPILFGIILNKRPQKVGEAYKSIWNNDLDESYLRTYTRNQSDKLSEIMKPHEHIIVDWAMRYGQPSIPDKIMTLKNAGCERILLFPLYPQYAAATTATVNDKAFKTLLDMRWQPALRSVPAYHDDPVYIDALAQSIEKHLANLDFEPEKVIASYHGIPQSYFKKGDPYHCHCYKTSRLLKDRLGWKEGRLMTTFQSRFGPEEWLQPYTDVTIEELAKSGTKSIAIFNPGFVSDCLETLEEMGVEGKEIFHEHGGKNFSHIPCLNDSNEGMNVIEAVVKRELGGWL; encoded by the coding sequence ATGCCATTTAAACACGTACCTACAATTCTGCCAAAAGAACACCCGCCTGTAAACATTGGAAAGGTCGGTGTGCTTCTCGTTAATCTTGGCACACCAGATGGCACTGATTACACATCTATGCGTAGATATTTAAAAGAGTTTTTAACAGATGCCCGTGTTATCGAGTGGCCGAAAGCTCTTTGGTATCCAATTCTGTTTGGCATAATTTTGAACAAAAGACCGCAAAAAGTCGGAGAAGCATACAAATCTATCTGGAATAATGATCTGGATGAGAGCTATTTACGGACATATACGCGAAATCAATCTGATAAACTCAGCGAAATTATGAAACCCCATGAACATATTATTGTTGATTGGGCTATGCGCTATGGACAACCATCCATTCCAGATAAAATCATGACGCTAAAAAATGCAGGCTGTGAACGTATCTTGCTATTCCCACTTTACCCGCAATATGCGGCAGCAACAACCGCGACAGTTAATGACAAAGCCTTCAAAACACTTCTAGACATGCGTTGGCAACCTGCTCTACGTTCGGTTCCTGCTTATCATGATGACCCCGTTTATATCGACGCGCTGGCGCAGTCGATAGAAAAACATTTAGCAAATCTCGATTTTGAACCTGAAAAAGTCATTGCGTCTTATCATGGCATCCCACAATCTTATTTCAAAAAGGGTGATCCTTATCATTGCCATTGTTACAAGACCTCACGCCTTTTGAAAGATCGACTAGGCTGGAAAGAAGGCCGCTTAATGACTACGTTCCAATCTCGGTTCGGACCAGAAGAATGGCTCCAGCCATATACCGATGTTACGATTGAAGAACTTGCGAAATCCGGAACGAAGAGCATTGCTATATTCAATCCAGGATTTGTTTCAGATTGCCTCGAAACCCTTGAAGAAATGGGTGTTGAAGGTAAGGAAATTTTTCATGAACATGGCGGCAAAAACTTCTCTCATATTCCATGTTTAAATGACAGCAATGAGGGGATGAACGTTATAGAAGCTGTTGTAAAGCGCGAACTTGGTGGTTGGTTGTAA
- a CDS encoding SPFH domain-containing protein, whose translation MEGLDITVIAIVFVAIIFLASAVKTVPQGFAYTVERFGRYTATLSPGLRIIVPFVDRIGAKMNMMEQVLDIPTQEVITRDNASVAADAVAFYQVLNAAEAAYQVNDLQHALVNLAMTNIRSVMGSMDLDDLLSNRDAINDRLLKVVDEAAAPWGIKITRVEIKDIAPPRDLIESMGRQMKAEREKRADILEAEGTRNSQILRAEGEKQSAVLQAEGRRDAAFRDAEARERLAEAEAKATTMVSQAISEGNVQAINYFVAQKYTEALTSIGSAKNSKVVLMPMEASSLIGSISGIGAIAKEVFGDGADDVTRPARTTPRSGPTS comes from the coding sequence ATTGAAGGTTTGGATATTACAGTTATTGCAATCGTCTTTGTGGCGATTATCTTTCTCGCATCAGCGGTTAAAACAGTTCCTCAAGGTTTTGCCTATACGGTGGAGCGGTTTGGCAGATATACGGCAACGTTATCGCCGGGTCTGAGAATTATTGTTCCGTTCGTTGATCGTATTGGTGCGAAAATGAACATGATGGAACAGGTTCTCGACATTCCCACACAGGAAGTCATTACACGCGACAATGCCTCTGTTGCAGCAGATGCCGTTGCTTTTTATCAAGTACTGAACGCCGCAGAAGCAGCTTATCAAGTTAATGACTTGCAGCACGCCTTGGTCAACCTGGCGATGACAAATATCCGTTCAGTTATGGGCTCTATGGACCTTGATGACCTTTTATCAAACCGCGATGCTATTAATGACCGTCTTTTAAAAGTTGTTGATGAGGCCGCGGCACCATGGGGCATTAAAATTACCCGCGTTGAAATCAAAGACATCGCACCTCCACGTGACCTTATCGAATCTATGGGACGCCAGATGAAAGCGGAACGTGAAAAGCGTGCCGACATTCTAGAAGCGGAAGGCACTCGAAACTCCCAAATCCTGAGAGCTGAAGGTGAAAAACAAAGCGCCGTTCTTCAAGCTGAAGGACGCAGGGACGCAGCCTTCCGTGATGCGGAAGCTCGTGAACGTTTGGCAGAGGCCGAAGCTAAAGCTACAACAATGGTTTCTCAGGCTATTTCCGAAGGAAATGTGCAAGCTATTAACTACTTCGTTGCACAAAAGTATACTGAAGCCCTCACCTCAATTGGTTCAGCCAAGAACTCTAAAGTTGTTCTCATGCCAATGGAAGCGTCTTCCCTTATTGGTTCGATTAGCGGTATTGGCGCGATTGCTAAAGAAGTCTTCGGTGATGGCGCTGATGATGTCACACGACCAGCCAGAACAACACCAAGATCAGGCCCAACATCATGA
- a CDS encoding NfeD family protein yields the protein MIESIVTELGPWSWWVVGLLFLGIEILLPGIFFLWIGVAAMIVGAISFALWDSAIWPWQLQITVFAILSVVSGYAGKKYIGDRQRESDEPLLNQRTEALVGRIATLEEPIENGRGRIKLDDTLWVIEGPELKSGEKIQVISASSNRLKVAQA from the coding sequence ATGATTGAGAGCATCGTTACAGAGCTTGGTCCGTGGTCATGGTGGGTTGTAGGCCTACTCTTCCTTGGAATTGAAATCCTGCTACCAGGAATTTTCTTTCTCTGGATCGGCGTTGCAGCCATGATAGTTGGTGCAATTTCGTTTGCTCTTTGGGATAGCGCAATTTGGCCTTGGCAATTGCAAATAACTGTCTTCGCCATTTTATCTGTTGTTTCTGGATATGCGGGCAAGAAATATATTGGAGATCGTCAACGAGAGAGTGATGAGCCACTTTTAAATCAACGAACCGAGGCCTTAGTCGGACGTATTGCAACATTAGAAGAGCCAATCGAAAATGGTCGTGGCCGCATCAAACTCGACGACACATTGTGGGTCATTGAGGGGCCCGAGTTGAAATCTGGTGAAAAAATCCAAGTCATTTCAGCTTCTTCCAACCGCCTAAAAGTCGCACAAGCCTGA
- a CDS encoding outer membrane beta-barrel protein: protein MRIGTQNYVAKRQVISGYGIYVCFLGIGILGILTNHALAQSTDASLDLATPSSASTQNTLTETPLRLNSLTPVTQGRQNLPLQNSSNITNSINADDGNAPGIGLGSFTLRPSVQTRVVYENEKTDTTNLNRVYNQTTIAATLQSDWSRHSLAISGTGTLQKNISGTLNEEPNADIDADLELNLNDLLTANIRGGYNFRVEDRTDPNAISNATSQANIHTINGELALSKDVGIIRGSITGRLSKEIHGDAILTNNTKVSGADRDLLSSGLALRIQYAANPVLMPFVEGELGRVNYTQKVDNNGIKRSYSNYALRLGLDVNLSDKLSGDFAVGYVTNKFDDSSLINLNTFAIDSNLNWSPRRGTDATLGFATVIEPSTSVNVSGAALYSLTAGITQQISNNLNANIGANYSLRRFSGSAAPSDQTIYGANAGLDWSINRYVSMNADASYSKAQQAGTSTIDNVTVGLGLTLTR from the coding sequence ATGCGAATTGGCACACAAAATTATGTAGCAAAGAGGCAGGTAATATCCGGCTATGGCATATATGTGTGTTTTCTAGGAATTGGTATACTTGGAATACTGACAAACCACGCCTTAGCGCAAAGCACTGATGCCTCTCTTGATTTAGCAACACCAAGTTCAGCATCAACTCAAAACACACTCACGGAAACACCTTTGAGGCTCAATTCCCTTACCCCCGTTACCCAAGGCCGACAAAACCTTCCCTTACAAAACTCATCGAATATAACCAATTCAATAAATGCAGATGACGGAAATGCACCCGGAATTGGGTTAGGTTCATTTACTCTACGCCCTTCAGTTCAAACTAGGGTCGTGTATGAAAATGAGAAGACGGACACAACAAACTTAAACCGTGTTTACAATCAAACAACTATTGCAGCTACCTTACAATCAGACTGGTCACGCCATTCATTAGCAATAAGCGGAACTGGAACATTACAAAAAAATATTAGCGGGACTTTGAATGAAGAACCAAACGCAGACATTGATGCAGATCTAGAACTCAATCTTAATGATCTACTGACTGCAAACATTCGAGGTGGTTACAATTTCAGGGTCGAAGACCGAACTGATCCGAACGCGATTTCCAATGCAACGAGCCAAGCAAATATCCATACGATTAATGGCGAGTTAGCTCTGTCAAAAGATGTCGGCATTATTAGGGGAAGTATTACTGGTCGCCTTTCAAAAGAAATACATGGCGATGCAATACTTACAAATAACACCAAAGTTTCTGGCGCTGATCGTGATTTACTAAGTTCTGGTTTAGCTCTTAGAATTCAATATGCAGCAAACCCTGTCCTCATGCCATTTGTTGAGGGCGAACTTGGGCGTGTAAATTATACTCAAAAAGTCGACAACAATGGCATAAAGAGATCCTACTCAAATTATGCACTTCGCCTCGGCCTAGACGTCAACCTAAGTGATAAGTTAAGTGGTGATTTTGCTGTTGGATACGTGACAAATAAATTTGATGATTCCAGTCTCATAAACCTCAACACATTTGCTATTGATAGCAATTTAAATTGGTCTCCAAGGCGCGGTACAGATGCAACACTTGGTTTTGCGACGGTAATTGAGCCATCTACCTCGGTCAACGTAAGTGGGGCAGCACTTTACTCATTAACGGCTGGCATCACGCAACAAATATCAAATAATTTGAACGCAAATATTGGTGCCAACTATAGTCTACGCAGATTTTCCGGCAGCGCGGCACCATCAGATCAAACGATCTACGGCGCAAACGCGGGACTAGATTGGTCAATAAATCGGTACGTTAGTATGAATGCGGATGCGAGTTATAGCAAAGCACAACAAGCGGGCACCTCTACAATCGATAATGTTACGGTAGGGCTGGGCCTGACACTCACTCGATAG
- a CDS encoding alpha/beta hydrolase: MDSILFSTPNNELPEDFKAGYFDGVGGVKLRYAFFRSSGQNAKGTIVLLQGRNECIEKYYETIRYFTNAGFWVATFDWRGQGGSERLLAGERRGFVQKFQDYQDDVKHFLDQVVLPDTRMPFFAVGHSMGGLVLLSIAPSIANRIDRIVLAAPFLGLTITGARRFFIGLGLKLANMFGFGKYALPRRENNQKSRFDRLTSSSERFMRNQGIYEAYPEFGTGPPTIRWLLQMMKVQKRVNDQSFLEPITVPTVILGATHDGVVPYHIMEDISTKFRAGQLIPFDGSRHEILQEVSIYREPALEAILAFFSSSDEVYSPMSMKKEKSETIE, translated from the coding sequence ATGGATTCTATTTTATTTTCAACGCCTAACAATGAACTGCCTGAAGACTTTAAGGCGGGTTATTTTGATGGCGTTGGCGGAGTTAAGCTTCGTTATGCATTTTTTCGTTCGAGTGGGCAGAATGCTAAAGGCACAATTGTTCTACTTCAGGGACGAAATGAGTGTATTGAAAAATACTATGAGACGATCCGTTATTTCACCAATGCAGGTTTCTGGGTCGCAACGTTTGACTGGCGAGGACAGGGCGGTTCAGAGCGTTTGTTGGCCGGAGAACGGCGTGGGTTTGTTCAAAAGTTTCAGGATTACCAGGATGATGTGAAGCATTTTCTAGACCAAGTGGTGTTACCTGACACACGCATGCCATTTTTTGCTGTCGGGCATTCTATGGGAGGGCTGGTATTGCTATCAATAGCACCGTCAATTGCCAACCGTATTGACCGTATTGTGCTCGCCGCACCATTTCTAGGGCTTACAATTACTGGGGCGAGACGATTTTTTATTGGATTAGGTTTAAAGCTGGCAAATATGTTTGGCTTTGGCAAATATGCGCTACCCCGCCGGGAAAATAATCAAAAATCTCGTTTTGATCGACTGACATCCAGTTCAGAGAGATTTATGAGAAATCAAGGCATATATGAGGCTTACCCTGAATTTGGAACAGGACCTCCAACAATTCGTTGGTTGTTGCAAATGATGAAGGTTCAAAAACGCGTGAATGACCAGTCGTTTTTAGAACCCATTACTGTGCCCACAGTTATTCTTGGGGCGACACATGATGGCGTTGTACCCTATCATATCATGGAAGATATCAGCACAAAGTTTCGTGCTGGTCAGCTTATTCCATTTGATGGTTCTCGCCATGAAATTTTACAGGAAGTCTCCATATACCGAGAACCGGCATTGGAGGCGATTTTGGCGTTTTTCTCGTCATCAGATGAGGTCTATTCGCCAATGTCGATGAAGAAGGAAAAATCTGAAACTATCGAGTGA
- a CDS encoding Hsp20 family protein — protein MRHVDFSPFYRSTVGFDRLFTMLDSLGQPEQQTTSYPPYNIERTSEDAYTITMAVAGFSEEDLDIEARENTLTIKGEKKDESEQNEEAKNVTYLHRGIATRAFERRFQLAEHVQIQGANLKNGLLHVELVREVPEDKKLRKIEIAGTNAKQTKAKQIESKKA, from the coding sequence ATGCGTCATGTAGATTTTTCACCTTTTTACCGTTCAACAGTTGGATTTGATCGTCTGTTTACGATGCTAGATAGCCTCGGACAGCCTGAACAACAAACAACATCCTACCCACCTTATAATATCGAGCGCACAAGCGAAGATGCCTATACAATTACAATGGCAGTCGCTGGCTTTTCCGAGGAAGACCTCGACATTGAAGCACGCGAAAATACGCTGACAATTAAGGGTGAGAAGAAGGATGAAAGCGAACAAAACGAAGAAGCTAAGAATGTAACCTACCTTCACCGTGGCATCGCAACCCGTGCCTTTGAGCGACGTTTCCAACTCGCTGAACATGTACAAATTCAGGGTGCAAACCTCAAAAATGGTTTACTTCATGTCGAACTTGTTCGTGAGGTTCCGGAGGATAAAAAACTTCGTAAAATTGAGATTGCAGGCACCAATGCAAAGCAAACAAAAGCAAAGCAGATTGAAAGCAAAAAAGCCTAA